One segment of Anatilimnocola aggregata DNA contains the following:
- a CDS encoding phosphoribosylanthranilate isomerase, protein MFRPPRAKICCIASVQEAALAVRCGASAVGLVSQMPSGPGPIEETLIAQIAATIPPAIGSFLLTSQQSVEQIVIQQRRCGVNTLQIVDRLEVGDYHDLRTALPGISLVQVIHVTGEESLVEACQIAERGVDALLLDSGNQSLAIKELGGTGRTHDWSISARIVAAVQIPVFLAGGLNEHNVAAAIHAVRPFGIDVCSGVRTLGKLDEVKLRAFVAAIAGSSPSTGRDADRT, encoded by the coding sequence ATGTTTCGACCACCTCGTGCCAAAATCTGTTGCATTGCCAGTGTGCAAGAGGCGGCCCTTGCCGTGCGCTGCGGTGCCTCAGCAGTGGGACTCGTCTCGCAAATGCCCAGCGGTCCGGGGCCGATTGAGGAAACGTTGATTGCGCAGATTGCCGCCACGATTCCCCCGGCAATTGGCTCCTTCCTGCTCACCAGTCAGCAAAGCGTCGAGCAGATTGTTATCCAGCAGCGCCGGTGTGGAGTGAATACGCTGCAAATCGTCGATCGACTGGAAGTGGGCGACTATCACGACCTGCGGACTGCGTTGCCCGGTATCTCGCTGGTGCAAGTGATTCACGTCACGGGGGAAGAATCACTCGTAGAGGCTTGCCAGATTGCCGAGCGCGGTGTCGATGCTCTGCTGCTCGATTCCGGAAACCAAAGCCTGGCGATCAAAGAACTCGGTGGTACGGGCCGGACCCACGATTGGTCCATCAGCGCGCGAATTGTAGCCGCCGTGCAGATTCCTGTCTTTCTCGCCGGGGGCTTGAATGAGCACAACGTCGCAGCTGCGATCCACGCGGTTCGTCCCTTTGGCATCGACGTATGCTCCGGCGTACGGACGTTGGGGAAATTGGACGAAGTCAAACTGCGAGCCTTCGTTGCCGCAATCGCAGGCAGCAGTCCTTCTACAGGCAGAGATGCAGATAGAACATAG